From Rhodococcus sp. B7740, one genomic window encodes:
- a CDS encoding adenosine deaminase — protein sequence MSTAENTQSSIGGSAPLDLASIRTAPKALLHDHLDGGLRPQTVLELAEECGYDDLPATDGAALGEWFRDAADSGSLVRYLETFAHTVAVMQTPEGLFRVARECAEDLADDGVVYAEVRFAPEQHLERGLTLDEVVTHTLAGFEAGISAAKVRGKNITIGTLLTAMRHAARSREIAELTVRFRDRGVVGFDIAGAEAGFPPSRHLDAFEYMRASNAHFTIHAGEAFGLPSIQEAVAFCGTDRLGHGVRITDDITTGDDGTPQLGLLAAYVRDTRMPLELCPSSNVQTGAVESLATHPFDLLARARFRVTVNTDNRLMSDTSMSREMAKLVETFGYGWSDLERFTINAMKSAFLPFDERLALIDDVIKPGYAVLIG from the coding sequence ATGAGCACCGCGGAGAACACTCAGTCCTCGATCGGTGGCAGTGCGCCACTCGATCTCGCGTCGATCAGGACCGCTCCCAAGGCGTTGCTGCACGATCACCTCGACGGCGGGCTCCGCCCGCAGACCGTCTTGGAGCTGGCCGAGGAATGTGGTTACGACGATCTTCCCGCCACCGACGGTGCAGCATTGGGCGAGTGGTTCCGCGACGCCGCGGACAGCGGCTCCCTCGTGCGGTATCTCGAGACGTTCGCGCACACCGTCGCCGTGATGCAGACCCCCGAAGGGCTGTTCCGAGTGGCGCGCGAATGTGCCGAGGATCTCGCCGACGACGGGGTCGTGTACGCCGAGGTGCGCTTCGCTCCGGAACAGCACCTCGAGCGTGGCCTGACTCTCGACGAGGTCGTCACCCACACTCTCGCCGGTTTCGAGGCGGGTATTTCCGCCGCCAAGGTGCGCGGCAAGAACATCACGATCGGCACCTTGCTCACTGCCATGCGGCATGCGGCGCGGTCGCGGGAGATCGCCGAACTGACGGTTCGCTTCCGCGACCGCGGCGTCGTCGGCTTCGACATCGCCGGTGCCGAAGCGGGCTTTCCTCCCAGCCGCCACCTCGACGCCTTCGAGTACATGCGAGCGAGCAACGCGCACTTCACCATTCACGCGGGAGAGGCGTTCGGTCTGCCGTCGATCCAGGAAGCAGTGGCGTTCTGCGGCACCGACAGGCTCGGTCACGGAGTTCGAATCACCGACGACATCACCACCGGTGACGACGGCACACCGCAACTCGGTCTGCTGGCCGCCTACGTCCGCGACACCAGGATGCCCCTCGAACTGTGCCCCAGCTCCAACGTCCAGACCGGTGCCGTCGAATCGTTGGCGACGCACCCGTTCGATCTGCTGGCCCGAGCGCGATTCCGGGTCACCGTCAACACCGACAACCGGTTGATGAGCGATACCTCGATGAGTCGCGAGATGGCCAAGCTGGTCGAGACCTTCGGCTACGGCTGGAGCGATCTCGAGAGATTCACCATCAACGCGATGAAGTCGGCGTTCCTGCCGTTCGACGAGCGGCTGGCCCTCATCGACGACGTCATCAAGCCCGGTTACGCAGTGCTCATCGGCTGA
- a CDS encoding type VII secretion target, translated as MAELVVETEGVLAYGAVASTMAEQIAAAGAAAAACGPAVLAPVFGLIGQEFLGAVTGTHLAHTDAVVRLAGAVASIGSAATASAVSYALTDAGTGATVAASAAGVAQDAR; from the coding sequence CGAAACCGAGGGGGTCCTCGCATACGGTGCGGTGGCGTCGACCATGGCCGAGCAGATCGCGGCGGCAGGTGCTGCCGCCGCCGCGTGCGGCCCCGCTGTGCTGGCTCCGGTCTTCGGCCTGATCGGACAGGAGTTTCTCGGCGCGGTCACCGGCACCCATCTGGCGCACACCGATGCCGTGGTGCGCCTGGCCGGCGCGGTGGCGAGCATCGGCTCCGCGGCCACTGCATCCGCGGTCTCGTACGCCCTCACCGACGCCGGCACCGGCGCAACCGTTGCGGCCTCGGCCGCCGGTGTCGCGCAGGACGCGCGGTAA
- a CDS encoding APC family permease, whose amino-acid sequence MSTVEPPNTLPGKGLNTGALGLVGNIVIGLSAVAPAYSLAATLGYVVLAVGDKAPSMFLIAFVPMLLTAFAYRELGRDTPDCGTSFTWGTKAFGPWVGWMAGWGLAVSAIIVLANVAEIAAIYLFEFLGLSDLAESTAAKVTLGSFFIVSMTYVSFRGILISERMQNVLLVVQFGVLIGVSVTALVKVGTGTAGPQAITPEWSWLVPTGVTMSDAAQAIILCIFIYWGWDACLAVGEETKDSEKTPGRAAVITTLILVATYVLVGYAVQSFAGFGDTGIGLNNPDNVDDVLTILGDPVAGSIVASLLLLTVSISALSSTQTTILPTARGTLSMAVYEAIPKRFASVHPKYMTPGFGTLVMGAAALMFYLVLTFVSANALQDSVASLGLAVAFYYGITAYACTWYFRRTLFSSVRNLFMRGIFPLLGGLSMTWAFVQSAVDMIKPDYGYTVYGPIGGVFVLGVGMLVLGIPLMLLCFVGNKDFFQGKTLTASTEVKVPDTY is encoded by the coding sequence ATGTCCACTGTGGAACCGCCGAACACCCTTCCGGGTAAAGGACTCAACACCGGCGCTCTCGGGTTGGTCGGCAACATCGTCATCGGGCTGTCGGCAGTGGCTCCGGCATACAGTCTCGCCGCCACCCTCGGCTACGTCGTTCTGGCCGTCGGCGACAAAGCGCCGTCCATGTTCCTCATCGCGTTCGTCCCGATGCTGCTCACGGCCTTCGCCTACCGAGAGCTGGGACGCGACACCCCGGACTGCGGAACGTCGTTCACCTGGGGTACCAAGGCGTTCGGCCCGTGGGTGGGCTGGATGGCGGGATGGGGGCTGGCGGTCTCGGCGATCATCGTGCTCGCCAACGTTGCCGAGATCGCCGCCATCTACCTGTTCGAGTTCCTCGGCCTGTCGGACCTGGCGGAGTCGACCGCGGCCAAGGTCACCCTCGGTTCGTTCTTCATCGTCTCGATGACCTACGTCAGTTTTCGCGGCATCCTCATCAGCGAACGGATGCAGAACGTGCTGCTCGTCGTGCAGTTCGGTGTGCTCATCGGAGTGTCGGTGACGGCATTGGTCAAGGTGGGCACGGGCACCGCGGGACCACAGGCCATCACCCCTGAGTGGAGTTGGTTGGTCCCCACCGGGGTGACGATGTCCGACGCGGCCCAGGCCATCATTCTGTGCATCTTCATCTACTGGGGATGGGATGCGTGCCTGGCCGTCGGCGAGGAAACCAAGGATTCGGAGAAGACCCCGGGCCGGGCCGCAGTGATCACCACACTGATTCTCGTCGCGACGTACGTGCTGGTCGGATACGCCGTGCAGTCGTTCGCCGGGTTCGGCGACACCGGAATCGGCCTGAACAATCCGGACAACGTCGACGATGTGCTCACCATTCTCGGCGATCCGGTCGCCGGCTCGATCGTGGCGTCGTTGCTGCTGTTGACGGTCTCCATCTCGGCACTGTCCTCGACGCAGACGACCATCCTGCCCACGGCCCGCGGAACACTGTCGATGGCCGTGTACGAGGCGATTCCCAAGCGGTTCGCCAGCGTGCACCCCAAGTACATGACGCCCGGCTTCGGCACGCTCGTGATGGGGGCCGCGGCCCTGATGTTCTACCTGGTGCTGACCTTCGTCAGCGCCAACGCACTGCAGGATTCGGTGGCGTCGCTGGGACTGGCCGTCGCGTTCTACTACGGCATCACCGCGTACGCGTGCACCTGGTATTTCCGTCGGACCCTGTTCTCGTCCGTCCGAAACCTGTTCATGCGCGGCATCTTTCCACTTCTCGGTGGATTGTCGATGACATGGGCGTTCGTCCAGAGCGCGGTCGACATGATCAAGCCCGACTACGGTTACACCGTCTACGGTCCGATCGGCGGAGTGTTCGTTCTCGGCGTCGGCATGCTGGTACTCGGAATTCCGCTCATGCTTTTGTGCTTCGTGGGCAACAAGGACTTCTTCCAGGGCAAGACACTCACCGCGTCCACCGAAGTCAAGGTTCCGGACACTTACTAG
- a CDS encoding YbaB/EbfC family nucleoid-associated protein, which produces MTHARTTDLDTLVGSAQDRLDALRETHERLDRIRIRLTSPDNLVTVVADGSGALVELELAENLGSVAAHALASTITAAAAEAAAAALEQRETILQSLRGSFTDS; this is translated from the coding sequence ATGACCCACGCCCGCACCACCGACCTCGACACTCTGGTCGGCAGCGCCCAGGACCGGCTCGATGCGCTCCGCGAAACGCACGAGCGCCTGGACCGCATCAGGATTCGACTCACCTCGCCGGACAACCTGGTCACTGTCGTCGCCGACGGATCCGGAGCCCTGGTCGAGCTCGAGCTCGCCGAGAACCTCGGATCGGTTGCCGCCCACGCACTCGCGTCGACGATCACCGCAGCGGCCGCAGAGGCCGCCGCTGCGGCGCTCGAGCAGCGCGAGACAATCCTGCAAAGTCTGCGGGGTTCGTTCACAGACTCCTGA
- a CDS encoding C40 family peptidase — MIDLLARPIVDLLGAFGNGALPTGGPADVLRVSSAAIEAARGIGRVAVTELAANWNGEAADAAVRYAENAHTSAVALADHADDIAAVVDRACRDTNQGFLELQAIVQSFVGIALSAGPIIATPPGQTMLITAAIEHLERALVVVSRVRGELAVHTAKVGELAVPPTVPAPVGGEPTLASGAPSNVMTTPATSQVIEAGEKLAKTFAQSVSSPAAGTESLGSGGAHNYLGNPGTDPSRSPEHIGRGVEIRLPDGSTVTAPNAEAAGAVRSALTQQGVPYAWGGTTPGRGLDCSGLTQWAYAQQGIEIPRLAQEQDIGSAVAPGEVMPGDLAVWDGHVAMVIGNGQLVEAGDPVQVGPIRTTNSGMGFKGFYRPTE, encoded by the coding sequence ATGATCGATCTGCTGGCCCGTCCCATCGTCGATCTGCTCGGGGCCTTCGGCAACGGGGCGCTCCCCACCGGGGGGCCGGCCGACGTGCTGCGGGTGTCCTCGGCAGCGATCGAGGCGGCTCGGGGAATCGGCAGGGTCGCGGTCACCGAGCTCGCTGCGAATTGGAACGGTGAGGCCGCCGATGCGGCAGTTCGCTACGCCGAGAACGCTCATACGAGCGCCGTCGCTCTCGCCGACCACGCCGACGACATCGCTGCCGTCGTCGATCGGGCCTGTCGCGACACCAACCAAGGCTTCCTCGAGCTGCAGGCGATCGTGCAGTCCTTCGTGGGGATCGCACTGTCGGCCGGGCCGATCATCGCCACCCCGCCGGGGCAGACCATGCTGATCACGGCGGCCATCGAGCACCTCGAGCGAGCTCTCGTGGTGGTGTCCAGGGTTCGCGGCGAATTGGCCGTCCACACCGCGAAAGTCGGTGAACTGGCCGTTCCGCCCACGGTTCCCGCCCCCGTGGGCGGCGAACCGACACTTGCCTCGGGCGCACCCTCGAATGTCATGACCACGCCCGCGACATCACAGGTGATCGAGGCAGGTGAGAAGCTGGCGAAGACGTTCGCCCAGTCCGTCTCGTCCCCCGCCGCGGGGACCGAGTCGCTCGGCAGCGGTGGTGCCCACAACTACCTGGGCAATCCGGGCACCGATCCCTCCCGATCCCCCGAGCACATAGGCCGGGGAGTCGAGATACGCCTACCCGACGGCAGTACCGTCACCGCACCCAACGCCGAAGCCGCAGGTGCCGTCCGCAGCGCACTGACCCAACAGGGTGTGCCCTACGCGTGGGGCGGTACCACGCCGGGCCGCGGGCTCGACTGCAGCGGATTGACCCAGTGGGCGTACGCGCAGCAGGGCATCGAGATCCCGCGTCTGGCACAGGAACAGGACATCGGATCCGCCGTGGCACCCGGTGAGGTGATGCCCGGTGACCTCGCAGTCTGGGACGGGCACGTGGCCATGGTCATCGGAAACGGTCAGCTTGTCGAGGCAGGCGACCCCGTGCAGGTGGGACCGATCAGAACGACCAACAGCGGTATGGGCTTCAAGGGCTTCTACCGTCCGACCGAATGA